The nucleotide sequence aataataaagacCAGTAATTCTCACGCTCTATTTAGCAAGGTCCGATTTCACTTCTTATTTACAAAATCCTCtcctttttgaatatttttcttgagcTCGGGGATGGCAGCGTCCAGCAGTTTCTGCTCAAAGCTACTTAGTTTACCCAAGCCCAAATTTTTCTCAAGTccatttttctgaaattcaCAATATGCCAATATATGTTacgaaaaaatacaatatatacaataataacgttaaaatttaaatatgtattatattatattctagaaACAAATGTGCAGcttaactaaaaaataattttttatatcgatcgggaaacaaataatatagaatgagtaagtatttttctatttgcaaTCATTTCTCTTCCTAAGATATACGATGACGACAAATAGAATGTGAAAATTTACGCGATTTATTTCTACATCTCTACTTACGCCCAAAAGAATTGGTGTGGAGAAGTATTTAGCATCAGTGACGTTCGATCTGACGTACGAGCACTCGACAATACCAGACTCTCCATTGAGCGCTCTGATTAACGATAACCCGAATCGTGCGCCGGCGTAAGCCATGGACAAGGTGGCGGATCCAGTACCCGCTTTGGCCTTAACGACCTCAGTACCAGCCTCTTGAATTCTCTCGGTGAGCGCCTTCAACTGATCATCCGGGAAAGAAACTGATGGCGTGCACTGCGAGATCAGTGGAATAATAGTGATGCCACTGTGTCCACCAATAACTGGGACGGAGATTTTCTGTGGATCAAGATTctgaaaaatcataaatattatttatcattaaaatgttaCTGACATTTTCTTATACAAGTTTAGTAAgagtttagaaaaataatgtaatatattcttctGACTTAATCAtatcaaatgaaaatattttatatctcttaaaaCACTTGATTTTTAACTGCAGCCATTATtgaattagaaagaaaaaatgttaaaagtgagaaattatatgattctttttatattataatattaagataaataattattttacacattatgACTcctattgataaaataatttaaaataaaatttgatagccTAAATTTCTGTATATGCGATAATTcgcctttattattatttatgctatgtatttaaaatacttttgctTCTGCGATGAATGTGTTTGCTCTGACAATATCCAGAGTGGTCACTCCAAACACGCGGTTGGGATCGTAGACAGATGCTTTTTGCAATACTTCGCTTGCAATTGGTACTGTGCTGTTAACAGGATTCGAGATGATCGCTACCAAAGCTTTCGGCGCGACTTCAGCCATCGCGGCGACGAGATCCCGAACAATAGAAGCATTCGTATTGAAAAGATCATCGCGGGTCATGCCTGGTTTGCGCGGGACACCAGCAGGTATGATAACgacctaaaaaaaataaaaaacgaaatataaatttgataaacatCAAGATCGaaaacgatattaattaattccgatttaataagtttaattaaatcacatatacatataacatttaaatataagtattaaatgGTCATGGCATAATCTTCTACGACGTACCTGAGCACCTTTCAGGGAATCCTTGAGCTGTTCCGGACCATTGTAAGCTTTAACTTTTGCTGGTGTATTTATATGAGAGAGATCGGCAGCAACACCCGGTGTGTTCACGATATCGTATAAGGACAATTCAGTAACAAGAGGCGATTGCTTGAGAAGTAAGGATAGCGGCTGGCCAATGCCACCACTCGCTCCCATAACAGCAACCTTGGCATCGCActagaaaaaatatcatcaaaatattagCGTTTTGAAAAAGACAAACATTTGTGagcaaaatgtaaattaaaaagatggaattaaaaatttcttcccattaattttgtttatgcaattaacaaaattaatgtttaaaaatatctcaggTTTACAATGCTATTTGATTGATAGATTGCGAATAgggtgaaaaatatatattaagaccTCATTATTCTTGCAGTCATTCCGAAAATGTCTTGATACGTCAATTTAATATGCCAGCATTTTGAGATTAATTCGCGGTTGCATAACGATGTTCTGATTGCAGCATCGCGCTCTTGGTGACGTGTGGTTTAAAGTTCCGACGTAACTGATAAAGGTGCCAACCGATACCTCTCCCGATAATTGTCATCGAACGTGAATGAAGATAATCAGCGTCTTTATGCTAATATGAGAATATACGAATATGTGTgggtgtgtgcgtgtgtgcgccAAAAAgatgatacatatttaaatatacaaatataaaaatataaaaagatcctCTTAAACATAATTGCGGTCTTCTCGAAATAcatagtatatttaaatacacaataaaaataggaaaaaatttatttattaataattaatggcgATTCGGGATATAATAAGAGTCtcgattattaatcaattaatcaacTAATTTCggatttggaaaatatattgaatcgtGGTTCAATTTATTACGATACCTTAGTGCTAGTTGACAATCGTTTTGCTCCTTGCTGAGCGACGTTTACGGTAGGCCTGAGGAATCGCGGTAGCATATTGATGATAACGGATGTCGcgttaaattattcgaaataaaatttcctaaGAAAAGTAGGATCCGTTCCCGATAACCCTTCAAAGACACTCGCGTGACCTTCGATGATCTACTTGACTGTCACAATGTCAGTGGCGCCAGAAGTGACGTTCTCCAAATcgagataaatttatcttggAGACCTCTTGCGGCGAAAATGCAAAATTCCATATCACGTGCCTTGATGTACTACTCGTTCCAAAACCATTCATATTTGAAAGAGATTATTTCCAGTtggaatttaatatcttaaatgcattttatttttaattaaacaatattttaatattttaaaaatattataataattaaattctttctctccacattagaaaaagaaagaagatagaTTTTCAATGAAAACTTTATGTTTGACATTACAAAAGTTTCCAAGCATTTGATTGGATCAATCGGAGCAAGGAAATTTTGTCTCtttttgattggtcaatcgaACATTTCGAAATTTCCGTAGCGTCAAATAGAACGTATCCCTggtaaagtattaaaaatgctGCATATTGTGAATCGCAATCTGTGAATCTGCCATTATCATCTCCTCGATCATGATATTAGCTATAGGCAGTAGTAGATCGTGGCTAACATCGTGAACGTAGTTACGgatatttgatacaaaatgTTATCGAGATTGGCCCTTCGCAATGGTAAATgtcaattcattatttttcgccattgcatttttacaatttatccCAACGCGAGAAGTGAATTCGATCAATACCTGAGACAGATGAATTGATTACGAAGTTGACGTTTTTCATTATGTAATGGCATTCCGCAATACATTTATACTTTctcatgatatttattaaaaactgctatatattataatatattaattatacaccatatatatataaaattatgtgacgagtttaagtttattttttttctctgaagtaaaattttaagcaTTTTCATGGACAATTTTGTTTATGTTACATTGCCACATTTTTCCTGTGAAAAGGTATTGAAGTATTTGttcttttattcaatatattgtattttttgtaccaatgtatacaattttcctcttatatttttatgtctatatataccgcacaaaaaattaaatcttaaatatatatttcaagtgTAATGTCAaatgtaatatcaaaaatgtaaaaaatataatgggtTGTAGGTAGAATGAGTATATTTCTTGTgataatattgtttctttttctttttctaatttagcTCAGTTATTACCAATGGCTATGCGTGGAGCGCAAAGCGCTTCTTCGGTAGCAATAGAACCTACTCGTTCCAAACGTATGAATGAACCATCTCCAGTTAGGCA is from Cataglyphis hispanica isolate Lineage 1 chromosome 15, ULB_Chis1_1.0, whole genome shotgun sequence and encodes:
- the LOC126855144 gene encoding malate dehydrogenase, mitochondrial codes for the protein MLPRFLRPTVNVAQQGAKRLSTSTKCDAKVAVMGASGGIGQPLSLLLKQSPLVTELSLYDIVNTPGVAADLSHINTPAKVKAYNGPEQLKDSLKGAQVVIIPAGVPRKPGMTRDDLFNTNASIVRDLVAAMAEVAPKALVAIISNPVNSTVPIASEVLQKASVYDPNRVFGVTTLDIVRANTFIAEAKNLDPQKISVPVIGGHSGITIIPLISQCTPSVSFPDDQLKALTERIQEAGTEVVKAKAGTGSATLSMAYAGARFGLSLIRALNGESGIVECSYVRSNVTDAKYFSTPILLGKNGLEKNLGLGKLSSFEQKLLDAAIPELKKNIQKGEDFVNKK